cattttgcttggggcccccaaattccttcaaacggccctgggtgcacaccaggtcttggagtgggaggtcagtcaggggccttgagcttattatagcagccaggatgagggaccccccctcaaggagcattaatggggggagcactgagccctaaaataggggaacactataggggacaacgggccgtaagtGGGGTAGAcaagtggggtacagaggcccgtaatatggggtacagtgggccagaaaactataaatcataaaataataaaacaggatatgttcccagaatgatgacccagagcatagccaaaactaaaaagaatatgcccaccccaaaccctatgctctgaatcctcattctgggaatgtgatgtgtgaggccgtccctaacctgttgcctcaaatgcgcacccgctcaggtggagagagagcgctgcgcatttgaggcaacataaaaaagtccccgatgatagtgactcagtgacctatgacccaatttttgaaaaaacacccacagaggtcttatcaggtttatttttttttcaggtttttttgggcaatttagtgatttatgggggttatattttggaatgtactctggacttagcacattggtcaaattatggaaaattcaaatgaaaagggaaaatttaatgctccatggaagtgtgatactccctgaagcagcctatgcagaggcccggattatctgggcaagtgtcactttgatacctggtgtccttccgcatccccttcctgtaacacactctgcattttttctgggatcgccccttctttccactgtgggggacctcacctggaaagtgttggcctgggacgatcctggcgcctacaactccatacccttgggaagtccgccctgatctttcccggtcagcaaagatcaggaaccttaggacttcttcttggtactggaggaatgtccctgtgttgccagcgtactggaatagtgcaaaagcgttgtacaaggcaacctgtaccaagtagaccgcaacttttttgtaccatgcccgtgttttccgcatggcattatatggcttaaggacttgatccttgatctgagagatcaactccccccatataccgattgtagtccagaatacaatcgggcttgaggaccgatcccacggtacctcgaacagggacaggggtgccgccgttcccatgaatagtggtgagcataaggacatccctcttatccttatacttcaccaacaacaggttgtCATGGGTGAggacacgggactcacccttggggataggcgtcttaacaaaatttagagggaggcctctctggttcttccgcacggtcccacaagcggatgtggatctggcggaaagggatttgaacaaagGTGGAAACCCTTacccagcaatgggtgcacaaggtcccaaacgagtttcccgctaacacccagagtgggggaacaatctgggggttcaatatgggaatcccgtccctcatatactctaaacctgcaagtgtacccggaggtactctcgcagagtttatagagcttcatgacataccgcgcccgcttcgagggaatatactggcggaagatgagtctccccttaaaactgatgagagactcatctaccgagaggtccctgagcggtacgtaggcctccaaaaatttggccccaaagtgatcgattaccagcctcactttgtaaagccgttcATGGGCAGGATTACCTCGGGGCGGcaatgccgcattatctgcataatgcaagcatttccgaatcgcctcgtaccgcttccgtgtcatcgccatactgtaaagcggggtctggtagaggacgtcccagctccagtaatgacgagcagttgtttttttgtccaggcccatatgcagcgtgaggccccaaaatgtcctcatttccgctgcatcaatggcgtgccattcattggacctggccaaaaaggaatgggggtggtgggcaatgaactgctggggaTACAAGTtcatttgctccaccatgtgattgaccaggctgtcactgaaaaaaatttttaaaaagtccagatcagtgaagccaaccgtgtcaatccagattcctgagtcgccaacaaactcaggaatccgtggctgataaccctctggggggctccagacagggtcatcagAAGGGGGCTcgggtgcacttgtctggggggccggactcctattatgagcggcattgccacccgtactagtgtcagccactgggtcactctcatggggggtgcgtggcctctcCTGGCAGCGTCTCAGCCGCCGTACAGGGTACTCATCATCACTAAAAAgtcggatcttcctcgtcctcactggcagattcggaatcggaggctaaaaaagtgtAAGCCTcctgctgccgaaaatgcccggcgagccatcgccttttttctacagtgGCGGGGGGGCggtgaagtatgtagtgtgtggtgcttggtgtaaaaagtgtaataacagtaatagaaaaaaaaaagctgcggccaaaaaaaaaaaaaaaaggggatggcgcatgcagctccctgaacccttAATAGGACCCtaaagggaccgttaacccctcctctgccgctctgctattggctggacgatcgccagccaatagcagcattgctggggcggtgacaggcaggtgattggcggtgtactgtacaccgccgatcaccatttatttccaggtcattgggtcacaagtgacccgaattgccgaagatcgcttgcgtgatttcgcaagcgatctccggcgatcgccgacatacaggggtcccgggacccccctcggcatttgcacggcatgcctgctgaaggattactgcagacatgccgttccgctctctgcctggcgcgcggcagggaccggaaaacggcaggacgtacggggacgtcctgggtccttaaagcccagggtgcggggacgtccccgtacgtcctgggtccttaaggggttaagtgtaaaaATGgggatttttctatttattttttgattttcaatttttccagTGTTATGTTTGACATTGCAAAAACTACCATAAATATTTATTGTTCCATCTGTTGTGGCTTACTTTGAACTGGAGACCTGTTCCTGCTTTGAGGTATTGTTGCAGTATCACATGTATTTTTGCAGCAAATTACCTCAATTGTGGTAAAAATGTTGTGGTTTACTGTgattagcaattttttttaccatgtttTAAGGAAATCTTCATAGAAAAACTTGGCAGTAGTACAATGGTACTGCAGCACTACAACAAATAAAATACAGggttggccatttatatggatacaccttaataaaatgtgaatggttggttatattaacttcctgtttgtggcacattagtatatgtgagggggaaaacttttcaagatgggtggtgaccatggcggccattttgaagttggacattttgaatccaactttagttttttcaataggaagagggtcatgtgacacatcaaacttattggtgatttcacaagaaaaacaattatgtgcttggttttaacgtaactttattcttttatgagttatttacaagtttctgaccactaataaaatgtgttcaatgtgctgcccattgtgttggattgtcaatgcaacccttttctcccactcttcacacactgatagcaacaccgcaggagaaatgctagcacaggcttccagtatccgtagtttcaggtgctgcagaatgggcaaaactaaaattggaacaggaccctcagtttatgcagaacaTTTTGtttagtgatgaggcaaacttttatgtgaatggtgaagttaacaaacaaaaccaccgctattggtctgacactaaccccacattggatagatccctccaagactgttggaacacaaaaattgatggtatggtgtggtatatggggtacaaagatagtggggtcattcttcatcaatggaaacctcaaggccactggatatgcgaaattgctacatgatgatgtgtttccctctttatgcactgaagctggcacgttccctgagtttttccagcaagatggtgcaccaccacattatgggtgtcaggtcagagcattcctagattagcagtttcctggaaagtggattggtcatcgttggccagttgaatggcccccaaggtctcccgatctgacccccttagacttttatctttggggtcatctgaaggcaattgtttatgctgtgaagatacgagatgtgcagcacctgaaactacggatactggaagcctgtgctagcatttctcctgcggtgttgctatcagtgtgtgaagagtgagagaagagggttgcattgacaatccaacacaatgggcagcacattgaacacattttaaaagtggtcagaaacttgtaaataacttatgaaataataaagttacattaaaatcaagctcatcattgtttttcttgtgaaattcccaataagtttgatgtgtcacatgaccctcttcctattgaaaaaacaaaagttggatttaaaatggtcgacttcaaaatggccgctatggtcaccacccatcttgaaaagtttccccccttacatatactaatgtgccacaaacaggaagttaatatcaccaaccattccaattttattaagatgtatccatataaatggcccaccctgtatattattgtatgtaaattgtacaACCTTATAATGTATGAAATTTGGCATGTACATTGGGACTGTGTctttattaaagtgtatccatataaatggcccaccatgtatattagacatgtgcaatttgtttcgtAACAAATTAGTTTTTGTCAGAATTGTTCGTATTTCGGacattcggattgatccgaatgtacgaaatatttacatccgaatgaatccgaatttgtaaaaaaaacgaaTTGTTCATGCctacaaaattgtgaaaaactaattttatttttgttaaaataaaattatttttcatttagaagcaagggaccattatcgggagcagGTTCACGGAAAAGAAGAGACCCGCGGAGAtcagaacattggaagacaggtaagataatatataattttatgtgatttattaatacatgatgtaatgttgaatgaatgaatgctgcatgaatgattgatgtgtttgatcgatgtgtttgattgacgGGTGATTTCTGTATAACGTGTCATGTTGAtagtttttattgtatttttcatgtagatatttatagtaaaatatgtgattttaatatatacatattgttaatacatacatttttatgcaATGTGTGTCTTTTTGAAAATGTTCAACATGTAAGATATGTGTTTTACACTAACCCACTGTGTTTCTTTCTGGTACcaaaccaaccaggggtgcctccagctgttgaaaaactaactacaacacccagcatgcccggacagccaaatgctgtccgggcatgctgggagttgtagttttgcaacaagtggaggcgccctggttcatTGGCAAACACTGCGCTTACCTATTTCTtgttttcaatttcaaaattcccTCTTCTTTTCACTGAACTGGTTTACTAGGTTAATGAAATGCATATTAAATTGCCgtgggaaatttttttattgagaCAACCACAGacataattggataattgccctTTAGAACGTTTGTGCCACGAAAGTGGTtttctaaattaaaaaaatttctaaaaaagaAATTTCCCACAGCAATTTAATATGCATTTCATTAACCTAGTAACCCAGTTCAGTGAAAAGAAGAgggaattttgaaattgaaaacaAGAAATAGGTTAGCGCAGTGTTTGCCAatgaactagggtgcctccagctgttgcaaaactacaactcgcagcatgcccggacagcctttggctgtccgggcatgctgggtgttgtagttagtttttcaacagctggaggcacccctggtttgtTCGGTAACAGAAAGAAACACAGTGGGTGAGCGCAAGTGTAAAACACGCATCTAACATGtttaacattttcaaaaaatgtatgtattaacaataagtatatgttaaaatcacatttttttatataaatatctacatgaaaaatgcaataaaaataatCAACATGACACGTTATACAGAAATCACCCatcaatcaaacacatcaatcattcatgcagcattcattcattcattcaacattacatcatgtattaataaatcacCTAAAATTATGCATTATCTTATCTGCCTTCCAATGTTCTGATCTCTACGGGTCTCTTCTTTTCCTGCAcccgctcccgataatggtcccttgcttctaaataaaaaagaatatcaTTATCAAAAAAGTAAAATCTGTTTCTCACAATTGCAaaaggacaaaaaagaaaaaaaaaagtgttgacaAATGTGTTAATAAACCTAAAACCTtgcttaaaaattaaattgtgcataaaaaattacaagtaagaattgcttgaaaaaaaaggcaggcaaaggagcaaacagcTAGAGAATTTACTCTGCTTTCTGAAACTTTacacatgctttaaagtgtcggATTTTCTTTCCAGATAATTCACATGAATTTCCGAATGGTTTCAGGAAAAGAcaagtgagttttgctgaaatttaGGAAATACGCCCCTTTTCCCGAAATcaacgcccattttgtagtttttttttttcactctgagggATTTGGATTCTGTcgggttttttctgtcgcacattctgTCGCACCTTCCGTGCAacagaatttaggcgcaaaacccgacaaaaagagtcggaatcATGTTAGCAAATGAGGGCCAAAATGTCAGTTctgcaaatattttttatttcactccaCAACCTATTATTAATTATTAGTATTTCTGAGCTATTTttctggaaaaatgcaaaaacagggaCACACTAGAATAAGAAATCATCTCTGCAATTATTCAATACTTTTTCTCTACCACAAACTAAAATATCCCATTTTTTGATTTCTTCAGTGCTCTTACCAATGCATTCTTTATTTCCTTATTCCTAAGACTATAGACAAAGGGGTTGAGCAGCGGCGTTATGATCGCATAGAACACAGCTGCTGCCTTATTTCGATTTGGGTTTGAACCAGATGGAtgaacatacataatgcatactgAAGTATAGAAAATGAGTACTGATGTAAAATGAGAAATGCACGTAGATAAGGCCTTCTTCTTCCCAGTTGTAGAGGGTATTTTgataactgtatatataataaaacagtagGATATCATGGTGAATAAAACAGAGCTTAATGTTAATAAAGACGTAGATATGGAAAGCACAAATGTAGCCATAGAAACATCTGTGCAAGAAAGTTGCAATAAGGGTGTTGACTCACATAGGAAATGTTCAATTACATTTGGACCACAAAAGCAAGATATAGCAACTAAGAGAATAGCAGCCACAGCTATCATAATTCCTAGGGACCAGGATAAACATGCCAGCTGTATACACATTTTTGGGGACATTATCATGGTATATTTAAGAGGGTTACAAATGGCTAAATAGCGATCATAAGCCATAAATGCCAGGAGAACGTTTTCAGTGCCTCCTAAACAACTGAAACAATAAAGCTGAATAATACAACCAGTGAAAGAAATTGACTTATTGCCCGACACAATCCCAGACATCAAATTCGGCAATGTGGAGGAGATATAGCATATTTCGAGAACTGACAGATTACAGATAAAAAAGTACATGGGGGAATGCAGATGTGAGTCTGTCTTCACCAATACGATAATTACAATATTCGAAAATACtgttaaaatgtaaacatttaGGAAAAGTATGAAATTAAACAAGAATGTTTCGGGGATTCCCTGGAAACCAAGTATAATAAAATGAGTTGTTCTGCTGCAGTTGTTCTCATCCATTGGCTCCACTGGCTGTAGGAATATTGACTATAGGCAATGAGATGTATGGTAATAGGGATCTTACAGAAATCAGCTGATTAAAATACAACAGCAAATGACAAAGAAATGAAGTGAAAATGAATGCAGCAACTTATGATGCTCCAAAGAAAACAGGGGATACTTTGTGGCACCAAAAGGGGGTATATTGGACAAGTACTAAATCGGACCAGAAATATAAAAGATTacctttattttacatatgcttACAGACAACGCATTTCAAGGGAGGCCTCCCCTCTTTATCAGGTCCTAATACTGACATAAACATATACAGTATTAATAAAACAACATGTTCAAATTTCTGCGGGGGAGTGGGAGGTCAAGTTATGTCAGTGTACTGGCAGGGATTACCAACACTGTACAGTGTTCACTCAAGGTTAATAAAGTTAACTAAATAAAACaactaaaataaaagaaaggaaattACAGTAATATGTTCAGTACCGTTTCACAGAGCTCAATGCTTAAAGCTTTAAACAAAATcagaaattaaacatatgtgaAGCCCCCCTAGGCCTAGCCTAGGTGTTTGGAGGTGTCTAAGAAATATAGCATTGTATCAAGACACTGGTTTGAATCCTTGGACAGACTTTGCATTAAATTAaacttatttataaaaaataaaataatttagaaCAAAGGACCAATAGGGTTTGTCCAATAGTGATTAGAacattatattaatattattatagagGTATTACAGGGTCAATGAGGAATATTGAACTACATAACTAAACTAAGTGATCACCACTAGACAGCAGGGTAATTCAATGTTAGAGAGTGAATGCCAGGATGCAGCCTAAATTGATCAAGTTGGCTGCTGGTATGTAAACTATATGTTTCCATCAGTTGGGTACTGTTTGCCACAGAACGTCTATGCCGGTGTTGATGTCCCAATGAAAGGTTAGTTTGTGTGCATTCACTGATGGTTGGGAAATGATTTGGCATTGCTTAGATTCCTTATGCATCTCAATATAACGTTTATCAAAACAAGTCCAAAACTTTTTATGTGTACAATGAGGTCCAGTTATTTTTTATAGGTAGAATTTACCCCGCCAAATGTTTTCACATGTAGTAACAGAGGGGTCTGTTTTGAAATGATGCAAATTTTTCTCTGTACACAGACAGTTAGGTTCTAGCCAATACATTTACAGGTGAAATTGACAGAATCAACAGgttctttttcagttttttcgaTAACAGTAAGTGAGTAATATATCAGATGAATCCTTTGCCCTTCATTATATACAGTAGGTTCCTCAGGTGCTGCATTGCTCATGGGGATCACTTTTGCTATTCTCATAACACATGataaatgtataatataataattgGAATATTTAACAATTGGGGCTATTTTGTCAAAAAGGTTTTCCCACTAAAGGCAATATATTGAGAGGATATGCCATAACAGTCCAGTCAATGGTGGTCAATGTGTGATCTTTGATGGTCACTAAAATGAAGTGACAGCTCAATAATTTTTACAGAATAATCTAAATGATGTAGCCCCTTACATTGCATACAttgcatgacttaaaggggtactccactaagaTAAATTAATctgtcaggataggggataagtgtctgattgtggtgggTTTAACCTCTGTGCCATCCAGCAATCTCCCAAACAATGCACTGTCTCTTACCTCTGGACCCTGCTTCACCCTGCTCAGAAATCCACAACAAAATTCCCCACCTTCTGAGACAGCCTTCTCATGCTGAATAGTGACAGCCCACTCAGCTAATCACTGACTTAGAGGATAAGTTTATCTAaagtggcatacccctttaatccgttaaggaccatgcccattttcaccttaaaggggtattccatgaatttttttatttgactatgctgcaggggctgtaaagttagtgtacttcataatttagcatctgtacctgtgtgtgacggttttctcacaattcttctgtgattgtcACCccgctatttatttttaacagcatacaaaatgactgttgtctcggatttttcccagcttgcaatgcgacagagacctgattcactagtcagctgatgacagggagcctgtctgcttcaatgggtggagcgatcgcttcgtgggagagagattaactgtaactaatgcaacagatgtaggcaccctgattgaaaaccacaggtcttttgtggacaatatgtctacgttatgtcttcatcataaagttgacatgtttttagttttgaaagacatcagaaggcttcaaagatCTGcagcaatttttaattttttcacaaaattttcaaaatcggcatttttcagtgaccagttcagttttgaggtggatttggggtggatttgaagggccttcatattagaaataccccgttataaaaactgcaccctcaaagtattcaaaatgacattcagtaaacgtgttaacgctttaggtgtttcacaggaatagcagcaaagtgaaggagaaaattctaaaccttcattttttacactggcatgttcttgtagacccagtttttgaatttttacaagaggtagaaggagagaaatccccccaaaacttgtaacccaatttctctagagcaggggtcctcaaactttttaaacggggggccagttcacggtccctcagaccattggagggccggactatagataacaaaacatgaacaaattcctatgcacacatatcttattagtggactaccactttaagtatgcagcacagctccccccacataaggttggcagtatagatctccccacattaggttgtagttcccccacattagggttggcagtacagttccccacatttgggttggcagtacaattcccccacattagatgcagtataatgttcccccacattaggtgcagtataatgttccccccacattaggtgcagtataatgttcccccacattaggtgcagtataatgttcctccacattaggtgcagtataatgttcccccacattaggtgcagtttaatgttcccccacattaggtgcagtataatgttcccccacattaggtgcagtataatgttcccccacattaggtgcagtataatgttcccccacattaggtgcagtatgttcccccacagacatacagcctccagccatacagtgtatggctggaggctgtatgcctgtgttcttccccacttcagtgctccgaccaccgctcctccggtccggatatagcagtaagtcccgggaccaaaggagcggtggtcagagcaccgaagctgacttgccgctggtaacacttacctagctggccagcgcacgtcctcaccgctgccccgctcctccgcgctccgttgctatgggcgcacgcacggcgtcagtgacgtccctgcgtgtgccacttcccggcagcccctgcacctttcgggacacagggatgtcccaggcagcggcgggccggataaatgtcctcggcgggccgcttgtggcccgcgggccgtagtttgaggacccctgttcaagagtaaggaaatacctcatatatggatgtaaagtgttctgtgggtgcactataggtttctgaagggaaggagcgacaatgggattttggagagtgaattttgctgtaatggtttttggagggcatgtcacatttaggtagcccctatggtgtcagaacaacaaaacaaaaccccacatggcatactattttggaaactacccccctcaaggaacataacaaggggtccagtgagccttaaaaccccacaggtgtatcACGACTTgtgtaaataacattttttatttttcagtaaaatgctgttttttccccaaattttacatttttacaaggggtaataggaaacaatttcccccaaaatgtgtaacctcatctcttttgactatggaaataccccatgtgtggaag
Above is a genomic segment from Hyla sarda isolate aHylSar1 chromosome 1, aHylSar1.hap1, whole genome shotgun sequence containing:
- the LOC130369220 gene encoding olfactory receptor 6N1-like codes for the protein MDENNCSRTTHFIILGFQGIPETFLFNFILFLNVYILTVFSNIVIIVLVKTDSHLHSPMYFFICNLSVLEICYISSTLPNLMSGIVSGNKSISFTGCIIQLYCFSCLGGTENVLLAFMAYDRYLAICNPLKYTMIMSPKMCIQLACLSWSLGIMIAVAAILLVAISCFCGPNVIEHFLCESTPLLQLSCTDVSMATFVLSISTSLLTLSSVLFTMISYCFIIYTVIKIPSTTGKKKALSTCISHFTSVLIFYTSVCIMYVHPSGSNPNRNKAAAVFYAIITPLLNPFVYSLRNKEIKNALVRALKKSKNGIF